One genomic segment of Vibrio fluvialis includes these proteins:
- a CDS encoding glycerate kinase, with the protein MKIVIAPDSFKESLPALAVCQCIQHGFSAVFPNADYHLMPLADGGEGTVDVLLKALNGEKIVSRVEGPLGDIIAAEWALLDNGRTALIEIAQASGLDKVPMQQRNPLIASTYGTGQIIQQALDLGVKKILIGLGGSATNDAGAGIIQALGGVLRKANGEVIGRGGRALADVAEIDLTALDGRCAHVDMVIACDVANPLTGPAGASHIFGPQKGATPKDVAQLDEALTHFADLAAKKCGTHCGNMPGFGAAGGAPLGLSLLFPIEMKPGIEMVLDALDAESVLKNADLVITGEGQMDNQTLQGKTPFGIAQRAANLGIPVIGIAGSLGAETDALNLHFAGVFDSVRAPQSLEQVLSEASENLQRTARNVAAMLKLGTNLTGGH; encoded by the coding sequence ATGAAAATCGTTATCGCGCCTGATTCTTTCAAAGAGTCCTTGCCAGCACTGGCGGTGTGTCAGTGCATTCAACACGGATTCTCTGCCGTCTTTCCGAATGCTGACTATCATCTGATGCCTTTAGCCGATGGAGGAGAAGGAACGGTCGATGTGCTGTTGAAAGCGCTCAATGGCGAGAAAATCGTCTCTCGGGTCGAGGGGCCGCTCGGCGACATCATCGCCGCCGAATGGGCGCTTTTGGATAATGGGCGTACAGCACTCATTGAAATTGCTCAGGCATCCGGGCTCGATAAAGTGCCTATGCAGCAGCGTAATCCATTGATCGCCTCAACCTACGGTACAGGGCAAATCATTCAGCAGGCACTGGATCTCGGTGTGAAAAAAATCCTCATAGGATTAGGCGGCAGTGCGACCAATGATGCTGGCGCTGGGATCATTCAAGCGCTTGGCGGGGTGCTGCGCAAAGCCAACGGAGAAGTCATCGGCCGAGGCGGGCGGGCGCTTGCTGATGTTGCCGAAATAGACCTGACGGCACTCGATGGTCGCTGCGCTCACGTTGACATGGTGATCGCTTGTGATGTGGCGAATCCTCTGACTGGCCCTGCAGGAGCCAGCCATATCTTTGGTCCGCAGAAAGGTGCAACGCCAAAGGATGTGGCACAACTTGATGAGGCGTTGACTCACTTTGCTGATCTGGCCGCGAAAAAGTGTGGCACTCATTGTGGCAACATGCCCGGCTTTGGGGCCGCTGGCGGTGCACCACTTGGGTTGTCACTGCTGTTTCCCATTGAGATGAAACCGGGCATTGAGATGGTGTTGGATGCCCTTGATGCAGAGAGCGTTCTGAAAAATGCTGACCTGGTTATTACCGGCGAGGGGCAGATGGACAACCAGACTCTGCAAGGCAAAACCCCGTTTGGTATTGCGCAAAGGGCGGCAAATCTAGGCATTCCGGTGATTGGTATTGCGGGTTCTCTGGGGGCTGAGACGGATGCTCTGAATCTCCATTTTGCAGGGGTTTTCGACTCAGTCCGCGCACCGCAATCATTGGAGCAAGTGCTCTCTGAAGCGAGTGAGAACCTACAACGTACCGCACGTAATGTCGCGGCGATGCTGAAACTGGGCACGAATCTGACAGGAGGACATTAA
- the mngB gene encoding mannosylglycerate hydrolase has protein sequence MTTSRVHITPHMHWDREWYFTTEESRILLVNNMEEIMTRLENDPDYKYYVLDGQTAVLEDYFAIKPEHKQRVKALVEAGKLIIGPWYSQTDTMQVSGESIVRNMLYGLRDCLALGEPMKIGYLPDSFSMSSQLPAIYNGFGIQRAMFWRGCSERHGTDKTEFVWQSNDGSEVTAQVLPLGYAIGKYLPQDEAGLRARLDKYFPVLEKPSVTKDILLPNGHDQMPIQKDIFEVMAALREIYPDKTFQMSRFEEVFERIEAEREQLDTVKGEFNDGKYMRVHRTISSTRMDIKLIHAQVENKIVNILEPLASIAWTLGFEYHHGLIEKMWKESMKNHAHDSIGCCCSDKVHAEILNRYILADDMATNLINFYKRKIVDHMPAREGCDKLALFNLSPYARDEVINTTITIRAEEFNLFDEHGTPVEYFIQDQRVIDPGKIDRQIVHYGNYDPFIEYDIQIKHSVPAMGFTTLHIQAHEKGVKKVAEQKDFLLENEYYRIHVNSNGTLDIFDKETKHTYAQVLRIEDGSDDGDEYDYSPSRHEWLLYSDEFKADVNVKHEGFQSVASIMLRMNVPQDLSEREARSGQNGFVDVDCQVVLKQGSRRIEVRMVLDNQADDHRVRVLVPTPFVSETVVADNQFGLITRPTNDPEMANWEADGWKEAPVPIYQLMNFAALEDAQGGMAIMSNGLREFEVISAQGNEQRDTFALTLVRGVGVLGKENLLLRPGRPSGIKIPTPDSQVRGKLVCEFTLFGFAGNHIDANVMAAARDNVTPIQCYNKIPYNAMKLNVGEQNLPLTHSLLSKDQRGAVLSVLKKAEDENALILRVYNPSESAVVEDAVQIHGGVTSWQAVSLDEKAISNDVDTESFGVLKPCQVKSFRFTL, from the coding sequence ATGACTACATCTCGCGTTCATATCACTCCTCACATGCACTGGGATCGTGAATGGTACTTCACGACCGAAGAGTCCCGCATTCTGTTGGTGAACAACATGGAGGAAATCATGACTCGTCTGGAAAACGATCCGGACTACAAATATTACGTGCTTGATGGACAGACCGCCGTACTTGAAGACTACTTCGCGATTAAACCTGAACACAAACAACGAGTGAAAGCTCTGGTGGAGGCAGGCAAACTCATCATTGGCCCGTGGTATTCGCAAACCGACACCATGCAAGTGTCTGGTGAGTCGATTGTACGCAATATGTTGTATGGATTGCGAGATTGTCTGGCATTGGGTGAGCCCATGAAAATTGGTTATCTGCCGGACTCGTTCTCAATGAGTTCTCAACTGCCTGCCATCTATAACGGCTTTGGCATTCAGCGTGCGATGTTCTGGCGCGGCTGTTCTGAACGCCATGGCACAGACAAAACAGAATTTGTGTGGCAGTCAAACGATGGCAGCGAAGTGACGGCGCAAGTACTGCCGCTCGGGTATGCGATTGGTAAATACCTGCCACAAGATGAAGCAGGCCTGCGTGCTCGCTTGGACAAATATTTCCCTGTGCTGGAAAAACCGTCGGTAACCAAAGATATTTTGCTGCCGAATGGCCATGACCAGATGCCGATTCAAAAAGACATTTTTGAAGTGATGGCTGCACTGCGTGAAATCTACCCGGACAAAACATTCCAAATGAGCCGTTTCGAAGAGGTGTTTGAACGCATTGAAGCTGAACGCGAACAACTGGACACCGTGAAAGGTGAGTTTAACGATGGCAAATACATGCGTGTTCACCGCACGATTTCTTCGACTCGCATGGACATCAAGCTGATCCATGCCCAAGTAGAAAACAAGATCGTCAATATTCTTGAACCGTTGGCGTCGATTGCCTGGACTCTGGGCTTTGAGTATCACCACGGTTTGATTGAGAAGATGTGGAAAGAGAGCATGAAGAACCATGCGCACGATTCAATCGGCTGCTGTTGCTCAGACAAAGTGCACGCGGAGATTCTCAATCGTTACATTCTCGCTGACGATATGGCGACCAATCTGATTAACTTCTATAAGCGCAAGATTGTTGACCACATGCCTGCTCGCGAAGGCTGCGACAAATTGGCGCTGTTTAACCTGTCTCCTTATGCTCGCGATGAAGTGATTAATACCACCATCACCATTCGCGCAGAAGAATTCAATCTGTTTGATGAGCACGGCACGCCCGTTGAATACTTCATTCAGGATCAACGCGTCATTGACCCTGGCAAAATTGACCGCCAGATCGTGCATTACGGAAATTACGATCCGTTCATTGAATATGACATTCAAATCAAACATTCAGTCCCTGCGATGGGCTTTACCACTTTGCATATTCAAGCACATGAAAAAGGTGTGAAAAAAGTCGCAGAGCAAAAAGACTTTCTGCTGGAGAACGAATACTACCGCATCCACGTGAACAGCAACGGCACGTTGGATATCTTCGATAAAGAGACCAAGCATACCTACGCGCAAGTACTGCGCATTGAAGATGGTTCCGATGATGGTGATGAGTACGATTATTCTCCATCTCGTCACGAATGGCTGTTGTATTCAGATGAATTTAAAGCTGACGTGAATGTGAAACATGAAGGCTTCCAATCTGTCGCAAGCATCATGCTGCGAATGAATGTGCCGCAGGATTTGAGCGAACGCGAAGCGCGTAGCGGTCAAAATGGTTTCGTGGATGTTGATTGTCAGGTGGTTCTCAAACAGGGCTCGCGCCGCATTGAAGTAAGGATGGTGCTGGATAACCAGGCGGATGACCACCGTGTTCGCGTGTTGGTTCCTACTCCGTTTGTGTCTGAAACGGTCGTGGCCGACAACCAGTTTGGTCTGATCACTCGTCCTACCAACGATCCGGAAATGGCCAACTGGGAAGCCGATGGTTGGAAAGAAGCTCCGGTTCCGATTTATCAACTGATGAACTTTGCTGCGCTGGAAGATGCTCAGGGTGGAATGGCCATTATGAGCAATGGCCTACGTGAATTTGAAGTGATTTCCGCTCAAGGCAATGAACAGCGCGATACCTTTGCATTAACACTAGTGCGTGGTGTTGGTGTGCTGGGTAAAGAGAATTTGTTGCTGCGCCCGGGCCGTCCTTCAGGGATCAAAATTCCAACGCCGGATTCTCAGGTGAGAGGCAAGCTGGTGTGCGAATTTACCCTGTTTGGTTTTGCGGGTAACCACATTGACGCCAATGTGATGGCGGCTGCCCGTGACAATGTGACGCCGATTCAGTGTTACAACAAAATTCCTTACAACGCGATGAAACTTAATGTCGGTGAGCAGAATTTGCCATTGACCCATAGCCTGCTTAGCAAAGATCAACGCGGCGCGGTACTGAGTGTGCTGAAAAAAGCAGAAGATGAAAATGCCTTAATTTTAAGGGTTTACAACCCATCGGAATCCGCCGTGGTTGAAGATGCCGTGCAAATTCATGGTGGTGTAACGTCTTGGCAGGCGGTGAGTTTGGATGAAAAAGCCATTTCGAATGACGTAGATACCGAGTCGTTTGGTGTGCTCAAACCTTGTCAGGTGAAATCTTTCCGTTTCACGTTGTAA
- the mngA gene encoding PTS 2-O-a-mannosyl-D-glycerate transporter subunit IIABC has translation MKLTSLTNPSLITLQTTFESRDAAIRALAEMLDQQGKLHNKDEYLQAVFARETQGPTALGEGLAVPHGKTDAVKEAAFAIATLKEDLKWQGIDDEEDVNLIFLIAIPNAEAGSTHMHLLTELTTTLVDDEVREAALNATNVEQIFELLDNQAEQDKESETHQLKDAPTIVCVTACPAGIAHTYMAAEYLEKAGKKLGYNVSVEKQGANGIEDRLTAEQLNKATAVVFAAEVAIKELERFNGIPRVEVPVAEPIKHAERILQEAVEVGKSGSGANRTVANDHQPKKLPLKTELKQALLSGISYAVPLIVAGGTVLAVAVLLAQMFNLQDLYAQEGSWLWMYRKLGGGLLGTLMVPVLAAYTAYSLADKPALGPGFAAGIAANLIGSGFLGGVVGGLIAGYVMRWVKENVRLSPAFNGFLTFYLYPVIGTLVAGSLMLFVIGKPVAWLNQGLTDWLNGMSGTNALLLGAVIGLFVSFDLGGPVNKAAYAFCLGAMANGVYGPYAIFGSVKMVSAFTVTASTMLAPKLFKDFEIETGKSTWLLGLAGITEGAIPMAIEDPIRVIGSFLLGSVVTGAMVGAAGIGLSTPGAGIFSIFLLHDAGIGAFTAAAIWFGAALVGTAISTLTLVAWRAHAVKKGKFATEAVTQN, from the coding sequence ATGAAACTTACCTCTCTAACCAATCCGTCGCTGATAACATTACAAACGACATTTGAAAGTCGTGACGCAGCGATTCGTGCACTTGCTGAGATGTTGGATCAGCAGGGAAAATTGCACAACAAAGACGAATATCTACAGGCGGTGTTCGCCCGTGAAACCCAAGGGCCGACAGCGCTTGGGGAAGGTTTGGCGGTACCTCATGGTAAAACCGATGCTGTAAAGGAAGCGGCTTTTGCGATAGCGACACTTAAAGAAGATCTGAAATGGCAAGGCATAGATGATGAGGAAGATGTCAACCTTATCTTCCTCATCGCGATTCCTAACGCCGAAGCAGGTTCGACCCACATGCATCTGCTGACTGAACTGACCACAACATTGGTGGATGATGAGGTTCGAGAAGCGGCATTAAATGCTACAAATGTAGAACAAATTTTTGAATTGCTTGATAACCAAGCAGAACAGGATAAAGAATCAGAGACTCATCAACTCAAAGATGCGCCTACGATTGTCTGTGTGACGGCGTGTCCGGCAGGGATCGCGCATACTTACATGGCTGCGGAGTATCTGGAAAAAGCAGGTAAAAAGCTGGGATATAACGTCTCAGTAGAAAAGCAGGGTGCGAATGGTATTGAAGATCGACTGACCGCAGAGCAATTAAATAAAGCAACAGCAGTCGTGTTTGCTGCGGAAGTGGCGATCAAGGAACTGGAGCGTTTTAATGGTATTCCACGTGTCGAAGTGCCTGTGGCGGAGCCGATTAAACACGCAGAACGTATTTTGCAAGAAGCGGTTGAAGTGGGCAAATCAGGCTCAGGTGCGAATCGCACGGTTGCGAATGACCATCAGCCGAAGAAACTGCCATTAAAAACGGAACTCAAACAGGCGCTGTTATCCGGCATTTCTTACGCTGTTCCTCTGATTGTTGCCGGCGGTACCGTATTGGCTGTGGCCGTGCTCCTCGCGCAAATGTTTAATTTGCAGGATCTGTATGCACAAGAAGGCTCGTGGTTGTGGATGTATCGCAAACTGGGTGGCGGCTTGTTGGGGACGTTGATGGTTCCTGTGCTGGCTGCTTACACGGCTTACTCTCTGGCAGATAAACCGGCATTAGGCCCTGGTTTTGCAGCAGGTATCGCAGCGAATCTGATTGGGTCGGGCTTTCTGGGTGGTGTTGTCGGTGGTCTGATTGCCGGTTACGTCATGCGCTGGGTTAAAGAGAATGTACGTTTGAGCCCTGCATTCAACGGCTTCCTGACTTTCTACTTGTATCCGGTGATCGGCACTTTGGTGGCGGGCTCGTTGATGCTGTTTGTGATTGGGAAACCGGTAGCTTGGTTGAACCAAGGGCTGACAGATTGGCTGAATGGTATGTCGGGGACCAATGCATTGCTTCTGGGTGCTGTGATTGGGCTATTTGTATCATTTGACCTCGGCGGCCCGGTGAATAAAGCTGCTTACGCATTCTGTCTGGGGGCAATGGCTAATGGTGTATATGGCCCTTACGCCATCTTCGGCTCAGTGAAAATGGTGTCGGCGTTTACCGTAACCGCTTCAACCATGTTGGCCCCTAAACTGTTTAAAGACTTTGAAATCGAGACGGGGAAATCCACCTGGCTATTGGGCTTGGCGGGGATCACCGAAGGGGCGATTCCAATGGCAATTGAAGATCCAATCCGCGTCATTGGCTCATTCCTGCTGGGTTCTGTGGTGACGGGTGCCATGGTTGGTGCCGCAGGCATCGGTCTGTCGACGCCAGGAGCGGGCATTTTCTCCATCTTCTTACTTCACGACGCCGGTATTGGCGCGTTTACCGCGGCGGCCATCTGGTTTGGCGCTGCATTGGTCGGAACGGCTATTTCTACCTTGACCTTGGTTGCATGGAGAGCTCATGCAGTAAAAAAGGGCAAGTTTGCCACTGAGGCTGTCACTCAGAACTAA
- a CDS encoding GntR family transcriptional regulator gives MARLPMYRQIADAIRKKISSGEYKVGEALPTEAQLREEFSVSRVTVRQAIKLLVENEELESVQGSGTYVKANKVNYDIYQQSSFSEKWEHLNKVTHSDVVAFEIQRAALHIAEHLNIKEGERVYFVKRVRYIDDTPITVEETWMPTNLFPDLTYQVMQGSKYDYIENQKGLVIDRSEQEIIPILPPKEIADLLKIDVTAPIIEKRTIGYLENATVFEYSRNYTSPTEYKFTLVAKRNRG, from the coding sequence ATGGCCAGATTACCCATGTATCGGCAGATCGCTGATGCCATTAGAAAAAAGATCAGTTCGGGTGAGTATAAGGTAGGTGAAGCCCTGCCGACAGAAGCACAATTACGTGAAGAGTTTTCAGTCAGCCGAGTGACGGTTCGTCAGGCAATCAAATTATTGGTCGAAAACGAGGAACTGGAAAGCGTTCAGGGCAGCGGTACTTACGTTAAAGCCAACAAAGTCAATTACGACATTTACCAACAAAGTAGCTTTTCTGAAAAGTGGGAACACCTCAACAAAGTGACCCACAGTGACGTTGTGGCTTTTGAGATTCAACGAGCGGCTCTGCATATCGCAGAACATCTCAACATTAAAGAAGGTGAACGCGTTTACTTTGTCAAACGAGTTCGCTACATCGACGACACGCCTATCACCGTTGAAGAGACTTGGATGCCGACCAACTTGTTTCCCGATCTGACTTATCAGGTGATGCAGGGCTCTAAGTATGACTACATTGAAAATCAAAAAGGATTGGTGATTGATCGCAGTGAGCAGGAGATTATTCCCATTCTGCCACCTAAAGAGATCGCGGACTTGTTAAAAATAGATGTAACCGCTCCGATCATTGAAAAACGGACGATTGGCTATCTGGAAAATGCGACAGTATTTGAATACAGCCGTAACTACACCAGCCCAACCGAATACAAGTTCACGTTAGTCGCGAAACGTAACCGCGGGTAA
- a CDS encoding sensor histidine kinase, with protein MTLAQKKFGLAMLALLLILGVKSASTNIVKQWQLEQAQSHGEQRLLDYIGDVRKTLRRFYHLPYLITNELISQQLLSGDTSVMDEMQATLGKLDKAANTKGWYVLSPSGDVLVSSKDAENWNTHDGDAIVAKIHEQREGISIVTKAIGATPIYFLAAPIYIDLDIVGIVAVQIDLSVLADQWFANDELILFQNASGQYFLSSSPQYNADWLNAHPHITNAAQPIHLYNGTRLVLWNLQSDPYLAQSVTLDDLNWTLTYLTPMKSLYQTVNWISMSCVVVVLLLILLGTLRYEQYQKQISQRKLQEIVQESERRQRNMIQKTHVGLLLLDESGRIEEINPMAKRYFSLSELMVKNVRAWELFDIGNPNATIPLLLENLARNQELADITSVETMARRSDGSLFPILFSLTSVQWKDKRHYLVTILDISKRKKAEIALQTANQELQHRVEERTAELKSAQQELIDASKMAALGRMSSAITHELNQPLTGLRTLLSSNELLLARGETQLAQANMKLVHTLIDRMANMTTQLKSFAFNRPETLTPVSIPDALQEILRVHQARLNRVDVRVRMSSELPLVRGEEQRLRQVLGNLITNALDAMQDQPEAKLIISASDEAGKVMIRVRDNGCGIDEDKLTTIFEPFQTSKKMGEGLGLGLSITANSVRDMQGTIRAVNNPEGGMTFEVTLSASAETSNLAQ; from the coding sequence ATGACGTTAGCGCAGAAAAAGTTTGGTTTGGCGATGCTCGCTCTATTGCTGATTTTGGGCGTTAAGTCGGCATCGACCAATATCGTCAAGCAGTGGCAGCTGGAGCAGGCACAAAGTCACGGTGAGCAGCGTCTGCTGGACTACATCGGCGATGTGCGCAAAACGCTGCGCCGCTTTTATCATTTGCCCTATCTCATCACCAATGAGCTGATCAGCCAACAACTGCTGAGCGGTGATACTTCCGTCATGGATGAAATGCAGGCGACGCTGGGTAAACTCGACAAAGCCGCCAACACCAAAGGCTGGTACGTACTTTCGCCCAGCGGCGACGTGTTGGTTTCCAGTAAAGATGCGGAGAACTGGAATACTCATGACGGCGATGCGATCGTGGCCAAAATTCACGAGCAGCGCGAAGGGATTTCCATTGTGACCAAAGCGATTGGCGCAACGCCGATCTATTTCCTCGCCGCGCCGATTTACATCGATCTTGATATTGTCGGCATTGTAGCGGTGCAAATTGATCTCAGCGTGCTGGCCGACCAATGGTTTGCCAATGATGAACTGATCCTGTTTCAAAACGCCAGCGGCCAATACTTTCTCTCCAGCAGCCCGCAATACAACGCCGACTGGCTCAATGCCCATCCGCACATCACCAACGCCGCACAGCCGATTCATTTGTACAACGGTACCCGTTTGGTGCTGTGGAATTTGCAATCAGATCCGTATCTGGCCCAATCGGTCACGCTGGATGATTTGAACTGGACGCTGACCTATCTGACGCCGATGAAATCGCTCTATCAGACGGTCAACTGGATAAGCATGAGTTGTGTGGTTGTCGTGTTGTTGCTGATCTTACTGGGTACGTTGCGCTACGAGCAGTACCAGAAACAGATCAGTCAGCGTAAGTTGCAGGAGATCGTGCAGGAGTCAGAGCGGCGCCAGCGCAACATGATTCAGAAGACTCACGTCGGGCTGCTGCTGCTCGATGAATCTGGCCGGATTGAAGAGATCAACCCGATGGCTAAGCGCTATTTCAGCCTGTCAGAGTTGATGGTGAAAAACGTGCGCGCCTGGGAGCTGTTTGATATTGGTAACCCCAACGCCACCATTCCTTTGCTGCTGGAAAACTTGGCGCGGAATCAGGAACTGGCCGACATTACCTCCGTGGAAACCATGGCGCGGCGCAGCGATGGCAGTTTGTTCCCGATTTTGTTCTCTCTCACCTCTGTGCAATGGAAAGACAAGCGCCACTATCTGGTGACGATCCTCGACATCAGTAAGCGTAAGAAAGCCGAAATTGCGCTGCAGACGGCAAACCAGGAGTTACAACATCGGGTCGAAGAGCGCACCGCTGAGCTGAAGTCAGCGCAGCAGGAACTGATTGATGCCAGCAAAATGGCAGCACTGGGCCGCATGTCGAGTGCGATCACCCATGAACTCAACCAGCCACTGACCGGGCTGCGCACCCTCTTGTCGAGCAATGAATTGCTGCTGGCACGCGGAGAAACCCAGCTCGCGCAAGCCAACATGAAGCTGGTACACACACTGATCGATAGGATGGCGAATATGACTACGCAGTTAAAGTCTTTTGCCTTTAACCGCCCGGAAACACTGACGCCAGTATCAATTCCCGATGCGCTGCAGGAAATTTTGCGCGTTCATCAGGCGCGCCTCAATCGTGTGGATGTGCGGGTGCGTATGTCATCCGAGCTCCCCTTGGTTCGCGGAGAGGAACAGCGTCTGAGGCAGGTGCTGGGCAATCTCATCACCAACGCGCTGGATGCGATGCAGGATCAACCGGAAGCGAAACTGATCATCAGTGCCTCAGATGAAGCCGGCAAAGTGATGATTCGCGTGCGTGACAATGGCTGCGGTATTGATGAAGACAAGCTGACCACCATCTTTGAGCCGTTCCAGACCAGCAAAAAAATGGGGGAAGGCCTGGGGTTGGGGCTTTCCATCACCGCCAACAGCGTGCGTGATATGCAAGGCACCATTCGCGCGGTGAACAATCCGGAAGGCGGCATGACATTCGAAGTGACGCTGAGCGCCAGCGCCGAAACCAGCAACCTCGCACAATAA
- a CDS encoding lytic polysaccharide monooxygenase, which produces MNKVLQFSALSALIIGSVASFQVAAHGWVEYPSARQNTCYQDGGFWDNTIPNAACQAAFDESGAFPFVQRNEISANVPNYQDMAHVQAIVRDGSLCSAADSAKSGLNIPSPYWQKTAITLDANQQIELVFNATAPHSPSYWQFYLTKPEYNHAAPLTWADLELIDTAGNVAVGEDKKYRIAVTFPVGRSGDAVLYTRWQREDAAGEGFYNCSDISFDGGAGPTDPTDPTQPVDLTALGYFIAQGFGPVESGDTVRFRTFDANGNEQSDINLAISANNSSTWAAELAGQFNQLTNGAWYIGIWHAEMGHYMFDTSNLFANQVFAPNATFSYQLSLIKGETTPPTGPDNAWSSDTIYNAGDVVSHNGREWTAQWWTQGDEPGTTGEWGVWR; this is translated from the coding sequence ATGAACAAAGTGTTGCAGTTTAGTGCGTTAAGCGCACTGATCATCGGGAGTGTTGCCTCGTTTCAGGTGGCCGCTCATGGCTGGGTGGAATACCCAAGTGCCCGCCAGAATACCTGTTATCAGGATGGAGGCTTTTGGGACAATACGATTCCGAACGCTGCCTGTCAGGCCGCGTTTGATGAATCCGGTGCTTTTCCGTTTGTACAGCGAAATGAAATTTCAGCCAACGTGCCTAACTATCAGGATATGGCACATGTGCAAGCCATCGTGCGCGATGGTTCATTGTGTTCGGCTGCTGACAGTGCCAAATCTGGCTTAAACATTCCGTCACCCTATTGGCAGAAAACCGCCATTACGCTGGATGCGAATCAGCAGATTGAACTGGTGTTCAACGCCACCGCGCCGCACAGCCCATCATACTGGCAGTTCTATTTGACGAAGCCGGAATACAATCACGCTGCGCCGCTCACGTGGGCGGATCTGGAACTGATCGATACCGCAGGTAATGTCGCGGTAGGCGAAGATAAAAAGTATCGTATTGCAGTAACGTTCCCCGTTGGGCGCAGTGGCGATGCCGTGTTGTATACCCGTTGGCAGCGTGAAGATGCGGCTGGTGAAGGGTTTTACAACTGCAGTGATATCTCCTTTGATGGCGGCGCAGGGCCAACAGACCCCACCGATCCCACGCAACCCGTCGACCTGACGGCGCTGGGCTATTTTATTGCGCAGGGATTTGGCCCGGTCGAATCGGGTGATACCGTGCGTTTTCGCACCTTTGATGCCAATGGTAATGAACAGTCAGACATCAACCTTGCTATTTCTGCCAATAACAGCTCGACCTGGGCGGCAGAACTGGCGGGGCAGTTTAATCAACTGACTAACGGGGCTTGGTATATCGGCATCTGGCATGCAGAGATGGGGCATTACATGTTCGATACCAGTAACCTGTTTGCAAACCAAGTTTTCGCGCCGAATGCGACCTTCAGCTATCAGCTATCCCTGATCAAAGGTGAAACGACTCCGCCGACCGGACCTGACAACGCATGGAGCAGCGACACTATCTATAATGCGGGCGATGTGGTCAGCCACAATGGCCGCGAATGGACTGCGCAATGGTGGACGCAAGGTGACGAACCGGGCACTACCGGCGAGTGGGGAGTGTGGCGTTAG
- a CDS encoding DUF3316 domain-containing protein has product MKKALVILTTMTLSAGAFASMGTTQQETTLTTDAYASKQQAYDAGFAKVSELKRMPSNELANELNVFDTKLVQNSMKVKDAEVKVEPFAKPDGQVQYRAVVDVDYQYTVRESKNS; this is encoded by the coding sequence ATGAAGAAAGCACTTGTTATCTTAACGACTATGACCCTTAGTGCTGGTGCATTTGCGTCAATGGGCACCACCCAACAGGAAACCACGCTAACCACGGATGCGTATGCATCGAAACAACAAGCGTATGATGCCGGTTTCGCGAAAGTGAGCGAACTGAAAAGAATGCCTTCAAACGAGCTGGCCAATGAGCTCAATGTGTTTGATACCAAACTGGTACAAAACAGTATGAAGGTGAAAGATGCGGAAGTGAAAGTCGAACCCTTTGCCAAACCGGATGGTCAGGTTCAGTACCGCGCGGTGGTCGATGTCGATTACCAGTACACCGTTCGTGAAAGCAAAAACAGCTAA